The window TAAGGGAATTTTTATTTCACTTAATAAAATAAAATCCGCACTTGCCTGTATTTTATACCGCAGCACAAGCTGAAACTTATTGCAAGCAGAATACTAAAAACTTTTTATCCGCCGTAAGCGGAATATTTACACAATCCTTTTTTCCACAAAAGCATACAAATAAGAGTTAATACTAAAATCCACATAAACGCTTTTATCGCACGGCCTGTTATCACATTTAAAAATACTTCATTTAATAATACATCGGCAGGAAAATAATTTATATATGCAAACGGAAGAATTGTCAAAAACTTAAAAACCGAATCGGGAAGCAACATTAAAGGAAATACGGCACCTGAAAATATATTTTTAATAACTCTTATTGAGTTATACAAAGATGCAACTTTAGAAAAATAAAAACCGCATAAACTTATAAAAAAATCGAATAGAAAATTTATTAAATATCCGGATATTGACAATAAAATAAAACATAATATTTTCACTGCGGATAATTTTAATTCAATATACTTATTCAAAAAAATATATATTAACATAAGCGGAATAAAATTCATTACTATAAATATAAAACGCTTAGGCAATTCCAACACCAGTTTGTATAAAGCGTAATTATACGGTGTTAAAAGATGTTTATTTAAACCGCCCAGTCTAATATCTTCCGAAATTTCAGCAACGGAAGAAGTTGAAGTTATATTGCTTACAATTAGAATGACAAAATAATAACTTATAATACCGTTTATATTTACCGTCATTCTTTTATTTTGATGTGCGGCAGCAATCCATAATAACGCATTTGCAGCAAAAGGGATAAGAGAAAACAAAAATGATGTTATAAAATTTATACGGTATTCCAATTGACTTGCAAGACCGGTTTTAAAAATTTTATAATACATACCGCAGTTCCTTTTATTTTTTTTAAACATATAAAAAATTTTAAACACCTCCTTCTTGATATATTTTTCTAATAACTTCGTCCATACTTACACTTTCAATACTCACATCGTTTAATTCATCAATAAAATTTAAAGTAATACTTTTTAATATATTCATTCCCTTGTCGCCGCTGACGGATATTTTAATAGAATCGTTTTTTACGAATTCGGCATTAAACGCTTCTTTTAATTTAAAACGTTTTATCAATTCTTCCGCATTAGGATTTTTTAATTTTAAAATAAAATATTTTTGCATTAAAAACTCTTTTTTAAAATTCTCAAAAGAATCGGAGTATATTTTTTCACCGTTGTTTATTAAAATTAAAGAGTTACAAAGAGATATTATATCATTAAAATTATGACTGGTTAAAATAATAGCGGCCTTATATTTTAAGCAATATTCTTTTAAAAATTCACGTATCTTATATTGAGTAATAACATCAAGTCCTATTGTAGGTTCATCAAGAAAAACAACTTCAGGTTTATGAATAAGAGAGGCGATAAGTTCCATTTTCATACGCTCTCCTAAAGACAATCTTCTTACTTGAACATTTATTTGGTTTTTAACGTCCAACATTTCCGTCATTAAATTAAGCCGCTCTTTATATTCAATATCGTCCAATCCGTAAATAGTTTTATTCAATTCAAAAGAATCCGCAGCAGGTAAATCCCACCACAACTGACTTTTATTTCCCATTACCATAGAAATCTTGCAAAGATATTCTTTATTTTTGTCGAACGGAGAATAGCCCAAAACTTTTATTTCTCCCCGTGTAGGCATTATCAATCCCGAAAGCATTTTAAGTGTTGTAGTTTTTCCTGCACCGTTTAAACCTATAAGTCCGGTTATTTCTCCTTTAGAAATTTCAAATGAAAGATTATTAACCGCTTTTTTAAAAAGTTTTTCCCGATAAAATAAATTTTTTATACTTCCTTTTAAACCCGTTTCTTTTTTATAATATGTATACACCTTGCAAATATTTTTTGCGGTAATTACAGAACTACTAACTTCCTGAGCTTGCATATTTTTTTAAACCTTCTTTAAAAATTAAATTCGATATATAAAATGTTATTGATGTCGAAAAAAAAGAATAAAAAATATAATATCCATTTAAGTTTTTTACCATAAATAAAACGGGAAAATTAAAACAAACCGTTAGAGGTAAAATGTAAATAAGAATTTTTTTGTATTATCTTAGGATAAATAGACATAGGCTTATTTCCGATTGTAATAAGCTCGGAGCCGATACCCATTACAATGTCCATACGCGTAAACCAAAATGCCGAACACATTAAGATAAACATAATTGAATAAATAAGTAAAAATCCGTTTATCGAAAGCAATAAGTAAACCGTCAGCACATTAAAACTTAAAGGTAAATTAAGTTTATATATACAATATATAAGCCCTGCAATATTTATTGCTATATTTTTAATTTGAGGAAAATCGAATTCATTAAATGAAATATTAAAACGCTTATTTATAGGCTTCAATAAAATAAAATCAAGGCTTCCCGTGCTAATCATTTCGGGTAAACGTTTTAACCCCGGAACTATGCAAAATGTAAAAACGGAATCCATTAAGCCGCCTTGAAATGTGAGCATTAACATTTGATATTTATTCCAACCGTTTATCGTCTTTGTATGTATGAACACTACACTTATAAAAACAATATACATTAAAGTCCATACAAGCTCAAATGTTCCGCCTAAAATAAAATCAAAAGTATATTCCATTTGATTCATTGCAGAGCCGCGTATATAAGCTTTTATAACTGAAAAATATTTTTTCATTATATTTTCCTATAAGCTTAATATATATTATATGTGCGACACCTGTATGTCGTAATTAGATAAAAAATTTTGAGCGGTTTTTATCAACTCCGATTTATAGCTTTCAGGACCGATAACTTTTACACGAGAGCCGAAACTCAGCAACAGGGCTTTCCACAAGCGTTCTCTTGCAGGAACATTGATAGTGATTTTAAATATACCGCAAGAAAGCTCTTCAATAGGACAATCCGGAAAATATTCTTCCATTAAGTTAAGTTCTTCTTTTAAAAACCGAACTTCTATACGGATACAAGTTTTATAATAAGCCAGTTCGGCTTCTTTCATACGCTCCTCTATATTGCCGTGATTTATCTTTGATATTCTATTAAGCATACGAAGATTTTGCATTCGCGCAATTTTAAATGTTTTATATTCTTTATCGGTTTTGGAATATGCAAACAAATACCAAGCATACCATTTATAGTGAATTGCCAAAGGTTCTACACAAGGAGAAGATTTAATTCCTTCCGTATTTTTGTAGTCAAACCCGACAAAACTTTTAACCGAGACGGCTTTTTCCAACAAGACATTCATTTCTTGAACTTTACGATTTTCTTTTGCAACACTAAAATCCCAGAATATTTTTTGTCCGCCTTTTCTTTCGATGATGGCATTATATTTTTCAATTAAAGAATTAAGGGTATCGTTTGAATAAGAAGTTGCAAGACTTTTTAATGCATTAATAATTATCTCCTGTTCGTTTTCTTTAATATTTATATTTTTTATTTTATAAGAAGGCAAAATTGAATACCCGCCTCGTTTCCCGTTTAAAGAATAAACGGGAATCCCCGCAGAAGATATGCTTATCATATCACGTTGAATGGTCCTGACCGATACTTTAAAATGCTCCGCCAAACTGCGCGCAGAAACACTATCACGATTCATTAAGTATATAATTATTTCGAGAATACGCTCTATTTTCATTTTTTTACTTTATCTAAAATTTATAATTTCATCAATAGCATATTCAAATTTAAAATTACCGAAAATACAGTTCAATAAAAAAAAGAGACTATAATTTTCCGCACTTGTTTTTATATTTTTTAATGCGGAGTTTTTATAGTCTTACCGTACAAATCCGTTTTAAAATTTAAATAAAACGCATAGACAAAACCGGTTTATTATTATATAATTTTTACAAAAAAGAGGAATTCTTTGAAACGGTCAAACATATATAATTTCAGTAATAAATTTGAATTTAGTTATTCAAATAATCTTTTTAAAATTCCGGAAACATATAAAGCCGTTATTTACGAAAACTGGGAAAAAGCTGCAGCTAAAAACAAGAATCTTTTTAACGGAACGGTGATTTGTCTTAATAAAATTTCAAATTACAAAAATAAAATATATCTTGATTTTATTAAAAGCGATTATGCTCATTTTATAGCCGCAGAAACTGGTCTTTTACCGGACAAACTATACCCTCGTATTTTTTTATGTATCCGCACTGATTGAAACAACCGACAATCTTATTGCTTTTGAAAAAACGGGAGAGTTTAGTTTCGATACTGGAAGGCTTCAGTTTATAGGAGGAGGGTTGGACGAAAGATATGTCAAGGAAAATTCGCTTGATTATTTTTCCTGTATAAAAAATGAAATAACCGAAGAGCTCGGAATTCGTTTTAATCCCGATATTCATTATTTAAAACCCTTATTTATAAGTTTTGAAAAAAACGCAAAGAAAATTTCCATAGTGTTTCATTTTAAACCCAATATGAATAGTACAGAACTTATAAGTCAATTGAATAAGCATAACGCAAATTTAATTAAATGCGGACAAAAGATTGAAACAGCTTCTTTTGTTTTACGGTAAAAACAACTATATGAATTTTTTCACTCAGCCGAAAGAGACAAAACAGGAGAGAATTTATTTTCATCACTAGATGCTTTTTTTACAATGAGGACGGACAATATTAAAAGCGGACTATGTTTGGCGGAGAGAAAATATTTTGCTCCGCCATACTAAAAGATGCAACTTCAATATCCGATTGTTTAGAAATTTGCCGGCATAATTTATAATATAAATAGTTTTAAATATTTTTTCTTAACTCATAAGCCTCATATTCAATCGAAGTGCATTTCTTTTTAAAACAGGTCTTAAAAAATTTTTTCATACCGTTTTTATAGCAAGCTTTGAGAGAACCTATATTATCTTTTGCAACCAGAGAAGTAACGATTTTGCCGCCTTGCAGTTTTATAAAATCAATTAAACCGGAAATCAGTTCCGTTGCATAGCCTTTTTTCCACTCGGTCTTTGCAATTGTATATCCAATTCCCCAAATATCTTTTCCTTTATTTTTTTCCGTAAAAACACAGGCTGTTCCGATAATAATATTCGTATCTTTTTTAAATACGGAAAAATAAAAATCATCTTTCCAACTTTCAGGGCAGGATAATTCTTCCCGTAATATTTCTCTCAACTCATCACCGTTTTTATACGGCATATCAGCCAAATATTTTCCGGCTTCTTTATCTCCCCATTCTTTTGCAGCATAATCGCAATCGAAAAAGGTCATATCTTTTATATCCAATCTTAATGTTGAAAATCTTTTATTCATATTGATACCATATTCACTATTTTAGTCTACTTTCAGATAAAAAGCAATATACGAGTACCTATACCTTTCGATTGGACTTTCATTAAACACATTAAAAATCCGGCATATTCCTGAAAACATTTCGGAAACTAAATAATGCACGGGAATTCCGATGCATTATTTACTCTAAGAGCAAACAAAACTTTTAATCCGCCTACATATCGAGCAGCAAAACCAAAATGCAATACTCATATTGCTAAATTTCGATTTGTTTATAGAAATGGATAAATTACGGCTATAATATCAGTAAGCGCTTTTTCATCAGTTAAAAAAATTATTTTGCGGAAATAAAATGTATTACTCTTTCGGATCAACAGGAAAAATTGCATCTACAGCCTGCTTTCTTTCATCTTATGCTCCTATCCCAGGAGACACAAACTTTCCAAGTTCACCTTGAAATTGGTTTAGTGTATATGTTATTGTGATTTGATTTCTTTTTAAAAAGTGATATAATCATTAAGCATAAGATTCAGCAATCCAATCGGTTGTGATTTGATTTCTTTTTAAAAAGTGATATAATAGTAGTTCCCGAGTGCATATTGTAGATATTGTTGTGATTTGATTTCTTTTTAAAAAGTGATATAATAAATTTCCTGAATGGATAACAGTAGCCGATGTTGTGATTTGATTTCTTTTTAAAAAGTGATATAATCAATAATTTTTCAAAGTGCCGAACGGTGCTGTTGTGATTTGATTTCTTTTTAAAAAGTGATATAATGTCTTTTTGAAGTTCAAAAGCTACCCGCCAGTTGTGATTTGATTTCTTTTTAAAAAGTGATATAATGAATTTAAAATAAATAATCACCCCGGCGAGGTTGTGATTTGATTTCTTTTTAAAAAGTGATATAATAAGAAAAGTAATGCGGTAAGTACGTTTTACGTTGTGATTTGATTTCTTTTTAAAAAGTGATATAATGCATAGACTGTGTAATCATTTGACGTAAGGGTTGTGATTTGATTTCTTTTTAAAAAGTGATATAATAATGTATCGCAACAAACGGTATCAAATACTGTTGTGATTTGATTTCTTTTTAAAAAGTGATATAATGATTGATGACAGCTTCAAAGATGAGGAGCTGTTGTGATTTGATTTCTTTTTAAAAAGTGATATAATAATACTTTCAGTATTTATCATCAATTACGGGTTGTGATTTGATTTCTTTTTAAAAAGTGATATAATCTTTACACATATCTTAGTTAACAATCAATAGTTGTGATTTGATTTCTTTTTAAAAAGTGATATAATAACCTAAAATAAATATACAATCCGAGACTCGGGTTGTGATTTGATTTCTTTTTAAAAAGTGATATAATTGAAGTTCGACTGCTAACTGGTCAAGCTGAGTTGTGATTTGATTTCTTTTTAAAAAGTGATATAATTCAAGCGGGCAATTGAAAGCGTTGCACAATGTTGTGATTTGATTTCTTTTTAAAAAGTGATATAATTTTCAATAAGTTTGCATAGCCGCAAACTGCAGTTGTGATTTGATTTCTTTTTAAAAAGTGATATAATCGATTTATCATTGCTTTCGGCGCTTTAATGGTTGTGATTTGATTTCTTTTTAAAAAGTGATATAATTTCAGCTTCCATTTTCCCGGTGCTATCTTGGTTGTGATTTGATTTCTTTTTAAAAAGTGATATAATCGGAGTGTTTTTAAAATTGGACGGGCTAACGTTGTGATTTGATTTCTTTTTAAAAAGTGATATAATCAAAAAAGTAAACTATGACGGAGCGAAGCCGTTGTGATTTGATTTCTTTTTAAAAAGTGATATAATAATACAAGACTTACGGATACAAATACAGTGGTTGTGATTTGATTTCTTTTTAAAAAGTGATATAATAAATAATGAAATTTGATAAAGCAATAGTGTGTTGTGATTTGATTTCTTTTTAAAAAGTGATATAATAAATGCCGGAATAAATTCGGCTTCGGAAATGTTGTGATTTGATTTCTTTTTAAAAAGTGATATAATTAACGCAGAAAATAAAAATTAAACAAACTGGTTGTGATTTGATTTCTTTTTAAAAAGTGATATAATATTTTCAAGGCGGCTTGTAAATGATTTGGGGTTGTGATTTGATTTCTTTTTAAAAAGTGATATAATCGTGGAACACGGGAAGACGCACCGATGAAAGTTGTGATTTGATTTCTTTTTAAAAAGTGATATAATTAAACAAAACTCTTGTATACTTAGGAGCTAGTTGTGATTTGATTTCTTTTTAAAAAGTGATATAATACGGCAATCCGTGAATATTACGGATTACCTGTTGTGATTTGATTTCTTTTTAAAAAGTGATATAATAGCGGTAAGAATCCGATTAGATTACTCATAGTTGTGATTTGATTTCTTTTTAAAAAGTGATATAATAACGCCGCCAAAATATCGTATCAAAATTAAGTTGTGATTTGATTTCTTTTTAAAAAGTGATATAATCTTGATTTTTATCGCATAAAACGATACACTGTTGTGATTTGATTTCTTTTTAAAAAGTGATATAATTGAGGTGGTACTGATATAGCCGGTAAGCCAGTTGTGATTTGATTTCTTTTTAAAAAGTGATATAATTTTTTCTTTTATTTTGAGGGTTTGATTGGCGTTGTGATTTGATTTCTTTTTAAAAAGTGATATAATTTCCATCTTCAGGATTATGCACTCTTGCATAGTTGTGATTTGATTTCTTTTTAAAAAGTGATATAATGCACATTAAGTTAATACCGCCTATATATAAGTTGTGATTTGATTTCTTTTTAAAAAGTGATATAATTTTCTCAGCTTTATCAGCCGTAATAGTTACGTTGTGATTTGATTTCTTTTTAAAAAGTGATATAATGTTGCTTTTTTTTGTCATCATCGTAAACTGTTGTGATTTGATTTCTTTTTAAAAAGTGATATAATTGTGGCGCTGCTTGAACTATAGCCGTGATAGTTGTGATTTGATTTCTTTTTAAAAAGTGATATAATTGAGGTGGTACTGATATAGCCGGTAAGCCAGTTGTGATTTGATTTCTTTTTAAAAAGTGATATAATTTTTTCTTTTATTTTGAGGGTTTGATTGGCGTTGTGATTTGATTTCTTTTTAAAAAGTGATATAATTTCCATCTTCAGGATTATGCACTCTTGCATAGTTGTGATTTGATTTCTTTTTAAAAAGTGATATAATATTAGCATACACGATATATGCTATTATTTAGTTGTGATTTGATTTCTTTTTAAAAAGTGATATAATGTTGCAAGTTCTGAGCAAGCAATTGGTTATGTTGTGATTTGATTTCTTTTTAAAAAGTGATATAATAGTATTCCTGAACATTAGGGTCAGCCTTTTGTTGTGATTTGATTTCTTTTTAAAAAGTGATATAATTTGGTCTTGCCTAATGACACTTCCGAAGTCGGTTGTGATTTGATTTCTTTTTAAAAAGTGATATAATCTACTCCGTATCCATCAGATATAACAGTAGTTGTGATTTGATTTCTTTTTAAAAAGTGATATAATACTAGTCAGATTCATTTCTGCTGTGCCACAGTTGTGATTTGATTTCTTTTTAAAAAGTGATATAATACATCTTGCTGAAATACCACACGATATAGTGTTGTGATTTGATTTCTTTTTAAAAAGTGATATAATTAGCCGTAAAAATAGAGGCGGCTATTACGGGTTGTGATTTGATTTCTTTTTAAAAAGTGATATAATTAGTTTTATAAAAATGATGACTACCGACACAGTTGTGATTTGATTTCTTTTTAAAAAGTGATATAATTAGATGCAATGCAGCAAGCTGCGGGAGCAAGTTGTGATTTGATTTCTTTTTAAAAAGTGATATAATTGCTCATCATTTCACCTTTAGGCAATTCTGGTTGTGATTTGATTTCTTTTTAAAAAGTGATATAATCTCTTACCAAGTTTAGGTATTTGAGTATCAGTTGTGATTTGATTTCTTTTTAAAAAGTGATATAATGTAAGAGTGACGAATAATGCGCGGTGCTTCGTTGTGATTTGATTTCTTTTTAAAAAGTGATATAATGTTTATCCCCTCAACTCGCCCCGCAGGGCTTTGTGATTTGATTTCTTTTTAAAAAGTGATATAATGTGAATGGTGTAAACCTATACCTAATATACATTTACTCGCTTTTTAACACAAAAAAACAGGCTTTTTGATGATGAATTTTTTCAAAAAGTCTGTTTTTTTAAAAAAATTCAAGTTGGGAGGGTGTTTTTTTCTTTTTTTCAGGGGTTTTTCCGATAAATGATTCTATTTCACCGAACTGTTTGTCGGTAAAACGGAGAATACTTACCTTTCCTTCACGCGGAATATGCTTTTTAATATACTTTACATGCACAGCGCAGGCCTCCGCACTTCCGCAGTGCCGGTAGTATACACTGAATTGCATCATAGAAAACCCGTCTTCTATGAGCTGCTGACGGAATTTTGAAGCTCTATGACGTTGCTCTTTGGTATTTGTCGGTAAATCAAACAGGCAGATAATCCACATAATCTTATACGCATTAAATCTTATATGCTCCATAGTTAGAATTCCGGCAACTGTAGTTTTTCCGTTTTCCCCGTAAGTATTTGAGCAAAGGAACTAGCCGTATAAGTAAGACTTATCAATAAAGGTCTTGTACATTTACCGAGCTTACAGTCACAGGTTAATACAGTTAAAGCCATTTTCTTAAATTCCTGATTGACGTCTTTTTCATCAGGATTTTCTTTTATAAACTGACAAACGCAATCATCTACATACGGTCTATACGGCTCCATAATATCGTCCGCTAAGGCATAAGCATTATATTTATTGTGATGATGTATTCCTAAAGTAGGCAACAGTCCTGAACCGACCAATGCCCGTGCGGTTGCGGCTCTTAAAATTGCATAACCGTAGTTTAATAAATTATTCGGAAAAGCTCCATACCGGGCCCTCAACCAATCGCTGCCGAATAGAGAGTCCCAATATTTTTTAGCGGCAATTCCTTCACGGTTTGTGTGGTCATCGGTTTTTACCTCACTTGCAAGATAAACCAGCATTTCATTGCGGTGTCCGTATTTTTTTAAGAGAGCCGCCTGATTTTTTATCTTTTGACAGACGATTATTTTCCAGCAATTCTTTTTTACCGGAAGAGAAGCATTGATTTGAGCTGCAAATATTTGATTTTGAACCGAATTACCGTCCAACAATAAGCTCATCGACAGGGGCATATGTTTTTCATCACAAAAAATAACGCTGGCATTGTTCTTTGTAAGCTCATTGATAACAGGGATTGAAATATACGATTGATTATTTTCAATAACTACAAAACCGATATCCTCTATCGGAACGGACGCTTCTTCTTGAGTATGTTTATTCAAAATAATAAGCTGTTTGTTTTTTACCGTTAAACAAACAGCATTTGAAAAAAATAATGTTCGTTTAATCACACTGTGATTATCGGTAATTATTTATAATATCATTACTTCTTTATTATCTTTCCGTCAGGTAAAATCGCAAAGTCAAAACCTTCTACAAGACACACAAGACTTCCGGGTGTATTATAGCATCTGAATTTCATCATTTCGGATACGCTGCCTTGTCCTTTTGGATACTCCCATTTATCCGAACAGGAGCAATGAACCAGTTTTATCTTTATGCTTGAGCCGGTAACAGCCAATCCCGCTATTCTATATAACCTTTTCCAAACGGCATCATGAGGCAGTTCCCATATATTTTCTTCTTCGCTCTCTTTTAAAATAACCGTTTTACCTTTTTTCAAAGTTTTATACACCTTGAGTACCGTACCGTTCTTGGTTATCTCGGCAGGATACATTTCCTTTTTTTGCTGAACCGCATGTACCGCATCCAACAGATTCACTGCACGGTAATCGGAAACCGTCTTACCGTCATCGGATACACCGCGGTAAAGAACAAAAAGATAATTTTCATCATTAACCGCATAGAAATAATTTTTATAATCTTTACGGTTTTCAGTCTCCGGATGTTTCTTTATTCGTAACGGGTTAGTTGTTTGTGCTTTGATACGAACTTTTTTCATATACGTTGTCCTGCCGTTTATTTTATACGGCAACAAAAGTCCTTGAGTCTGTATCTCTTCAATAGTTTGTATCTTCGATTCAAGATTGTCGATAAATATCTTTTTTATTCTTTTATCGATAATTTTTTCCGCATCTTTTTCTGTCAATACGGAAACCGAAACCCGCTCCACAAATATATTTTCAGGCTTACGCTCTTTTTCGGGAGGTGTCATAATACAACCATAGAACGTATCTTTATGAAGACTTCCTCGTGCCGTGTGCCCCTGTATATATTGCTTTTTTCCGTCTTTTAAAATAGGTTTTCCGCTGCGGGTATCCCGTACAACCTTTTTGGTTTGCCGCAAGGCATTATCGTCATTATAAAATTTCGGTACCAAATACTCGGTTGCCGTAAGTACATCCGTATCGAAAGATTTCCACGGTTTCGCAAATGTAAGATGACGTCCGTCGGCACTGTTTCGTACCGCTTCACAAAGTGCGGCGTACTTTCCTCTGCTTATGCAAGCGATAGTCAGTGCGTCAATCGTATGATGGCGATGGTAAGAGCGGTCTTTCGCCTCATTTCTTTCCAAAAGTCCCCACTGACGTTTAAAAAGATCCGTTGCAAAACCGTTTACCGGATAAACACTGGGAAATACCCCCTTCAAATACGCGAGAGCGAATTTCGTTATCAGCCGTGTATCGTTTAATTGACTGTTCTTAAATCCTGAAGGTATTTCTTCTAATGTAAAACGTTTAAGTTTTTGTTCGTAATAGTGCAATTCATACATTGCCATATGGCGATTGACAATCATAGCGTCTTTTCTGGAAGGCTCTATGTATGCGCCGCGGGGTTTATTTCGCTCAATCGCCGCACGGCATTGGTCAATTTTTTCTCCGTAATATCCTTTTATCCGTTTGATAATATCCTCTTTTCCTGCAAGCTGCGAAGGAAGCTGTTGTTTTTTTACGCTGCGGTTAAAATGAACATCGCATAAGGTCAGATTTTCAAGCGAATCATCGAAAGACAGACTTCTCGGCACCGTATGTTCAAAATCAAACTGCGGCATTGAACCGAATAAATCAGTAAAACTTATTTTCTTTCCCGTATAAGGACATTCTTCTTTTTGTTCTTTCCACAACCGATACTTTTTAATATCTTTGTCGGTCGGTTCAATGGTAAATCCGTGCTCGGCGGCCGTCTCAATAATCGCTTGCTTGTATTTTGCATTTTTCGTTTCATTTTCTTTTTGGAAACGGGCAATCGCCGCCCGCATATTTTTATCGTTGACCTCATTTGCAAGTTCAACCGCTACCTTTGTCGAGCTGTCAATCGCACCGGTTTTTATCAAACGGTTGATGAGCTTCCTTAACTGAAATAATGCGCGCATTGCAACGGGATTTTTTACACTTTTCGTACGCGGCGACGCAAGATACATTTTACCGTCTTCCGCTTTCTTCGGAGGCTCAAATCCGTATTCGATATCCGAAGGGTGATACAGCTCTTTTTTTTCGTGTAACGTATATCCCTGCTCTCTTAGATATTCTTTTAATAGGTCATCTGTCCTTAAGAGCGGATATTTATAGTCATTTGCACGGTTTGTAACGGCAATACGGAGGGCATCGTCGATTTTCTCCGCCGCATTCCGTCTGATTTCCTGCTGCTCCGCTTGGGGTTTCTTTTCCCAATATTTTTTTCCGTACATATCCGCTATTTGCTCTTCAAGTATTGCTCGGTTCCATTGTTCCGACCTGAAATCGCGGGTTTTATCTTTAAATATCCTGTCGATGCAACTATTAACCAAAGCAATTTCACGGTTTTTCTCCGGCATAGCTTTAATAATGTTTTCAAACCCTGCTATGATTTTTGTTTTATCCGCTTCAAACGCCTTTTGACCGATTATAGTGGGAATATTTGCCATAAATACGGCATGGGAATACAGCATACCTTCCCGCAAAAACGGTAAAATCTTTTTGATTGCCTTCAAGCTCAAGTTTGCATATCCTTGATGGATTGGTATATTTAAAAAACTTTTTACTTTTTCTTCATCAAGATGCAGTTTTGTTTGTGCAAACTCGCGTAATTTATCCCTGTCATCAAAATCAAAAAGTACATGCCAAATAGCATAGCTGTCATAATTATCGATTTTAATCTCTTTCCAGTTTTCACCGAAAATATGCAATAATCCGGCGGAAACGGGACAGCCTGCGACATTCGAATCGCTGCGATAGTTAAACTTCCAGCTTTCGTTTTTATTTTTACCGCGCAGCTTTTTTTCTATATCGATAAATTTAAAATTAGTTTTACTTACTCGATAAAATAACGGTATAATAATCTCTTTTTCAATCTGTGTAAGAGGAACAAAGGCCTGCCGGTCATCCTCATCTATATTTTTAGCTACTTTTATACTGTTTATAAATTGCAGCATTCTAAATTCTTCAAACTCAAAATGAGATACGGGGCAACGCGGTTTATTCGGCTCAAACGTGCAAGTACCGACTAAAAATTTTTGCGATTTTAATTTCCGTTGGTAGAAAATTGCCCGATAAAGTTGTTTAATCAAATCCTCGCTCAATCCCTGAACGCCGCAGATGG is drawn from Treponema pedis and contains these coding sequences:
- a CDS encoding helix-turn-helix transcriptional regulator, which translates into the protein MKIERILEIIIYLMNRDSVSARSLAEHFKVSVRTIQRDMISISSAGIPVYSLNGKRGGYSILPSYKIKNINIKENEQEIIINALKSLATSYSNDTLNSLIEKYNAIIERKGGQKIFWDFSVAKENRKVQEMNVLLEKAVSVKSFVGFDYKNTEGIKSSPCVEPLAIHYKWYAWYLFAYSKTDKEYKTFKIARMQNLRMLNRISKINHGNIEERMKEAELAYYKTCIRIEVRFLKEELNLMEEYFPDCPIEELSCGIFKITINVPARERLWKALLLSFGSRVKVIGPESYKSELIKTAQNFLSNYDIQVSHI
- the cas1 gene encoding type II CRISPR-associated endonuclease Cas1 — translated: MIKRTLFFSNAVCLTVKNKQLIILNKHTQEEASVPIEDIGFVVIENNQSYISIPVINELTKNNASVIFCDEKHMPLSMSLLLDGNSVQNQIFAAQINASLPVKKNCWKIIVCQKIKNQAALLKKYGHRNEMLVYLASEVKTDDHTNREGIAAKKYWDSLFGSDWLRARYGAFPNNLLNYGYAILRAATARALVGSGLLPTLGIHHHNKYNAYALADDIMEPYRPYVDDCVCQFIKENPDEKDVNQEFKKMALTVLTCDCKLGKCTRPLLISLTYTASSFAQILTGKTEKLQLPEF
- the cas2 gene encoding CRISPR-associated endonuclease Cas2; this translates as MEHIRFNAYKIMWIICLFDLPTNTKEQRHRASKFRQQLIEDGFSMMQFSVYYRHCGSAEACAVHVKYIKKHIPREGKVSILRFTDKQFGEIESFIGKTPEKKKKTPSQLEFF
- a CDS encoding GNAT family N-acetyltransferase translates to MNKRFSTLRLDIKDMTFFDCDYAAKEWGDKEAGKYLADMPYKNGDELREILREELSCPESWKDDFYFSVFKKDTNIIIGTACVFTEKNKGKDIWGIGYTIAKTEWKKGYATELISGLIDFIKLQGGKIVTSLVAKDNIGSLKACYKNGMKKFFKTCFKKKCTSIEYEAYELRKNI
- a CDS encoding ABC transporter ATP-binding protein — its product is MQAQEVSSSVITAKNICKVYTYYKKETGLKGSIKNLFYREKLFKKAVNNLSFEISKGEITGLIGLNGAGKTTTLKMLSGLIMPTRGEIKVLGYSPFDKNKEYLCKISMVMGNKSQLWWDLPAADSFELNKTIYGLDDIEYKERLNLMTEMLDVKNQINVQVRRLSLGERMKMELIASLIHKPEVVFLDEPTIGLDVITQYKIREFLKEYCLKYKAAIILTSHNFNDIISLCNSLILINNGEKIYSDSFENFKKEFLMQKYFILKLKNPNAEELIKRFKLKEAFNAEFVKNDSIKISVSGDKGMNILKSITLNFIDELNDVSIESVSMDEVIRKIYQEGGV
- a CDS encoding ABC transporter permease, which gives rise to MYYKIFKTGLASQLEYRINFITSFLFSLIPFAANALLWIAAAHQNKRMTVNINGIISYYFVILIVSNITSTSSVAEISEDIRLGGLNKHLLTPYNYALYKLVLELPKRFIFIVMNFIPLMLIYIFLNKYIELKLSAVKILCFILLSISGYLINFLFDFFISLCGFYFSKVASLYNSIRVIKNIFSGAVFPLMLLPDSVFKFLTILPFAYINYFPADVLLNEVFLNVITGRAIKAFMWILVLTLICMLLWKKGLCKYSAYGG